GAAGTATCCTTTCAAGAGGTCTGCATTTGATACATCCTTTGTGGGGACAAACAAAATGGTTAAGTTGTCTTGCTAGTTTTATTCTTCTACCAATTGTTAATATTTTTTCTTTTGATTCTTCATAGTTAGGGAGTTCTTTTTCTGTTAGTTCCTTGCTTTTGTCCAAATACCAGTATGAAGCCTTAGATACCGGTCTTGATTGTGTATTTGTTGCAAGTAACAAATAAATAGGAAGCTGTAGCGACTCACTGTCTTCTTCATTTTTTCCTGTCTTAAAATCAATAATATGCACTGAATCTCTTTTTTCTATATATTCCAACCAATCAATTTTTCCGCAAAGAATTATGTCATCCTCCTCAGACAAATAATAATTAGGTATAAAATCAGACTGGATTTTTACAGCTTTATTTAAAAGCGGTCCTGGATTGTCTTCAACCATTTTAAGCATCTTTAAACCTCTCTCCTTAAAACCCTCCTCTTCATCAACTGATTTAAACCCTCCCACTTTTCCTGTCACTTTTTTCCAAGCAACCTCAAATTTTTTTGAAAGAGGTATTTTGAACCTTTCACCAACAGGTAATACTGATAATGACTCAACCACATCATGAACCACTTGACCCAATGAAAGTGCAGGTGAGGTAACAGTTATTTTATTTCCAGTATTTGGGTCTTT
This bacterium DNA region includes the following protein-coding sequences:
- a CDS encoding PD-(D/E)XK nuclease family protein produces the protein MKDKYKAVWVSHSSISDFLSCPRAYYLRNVYKDPNTGNKITVTSPALSLGQVVHDVVESLSVLPVGERFKIPLSKKFEVAWKKVTGKVGGFKSVDEEEGFKERGLKMLKMVEDNPGPLLNKAVKIQSDFIPNYYLSEEDDIILCGKIDWLEYIEKRDSVHIIDFKTGKNEEDSESLQLPIYLLLATNTQSRPVSKASYWYLDKSKELTEKELPNYEESKEKILTIGRRIKLARQLNHFVCPHKGCIKCRPLERILRGEGEKVGESDTRQDIYIL